From the genome of Penaeus chinensis breed Huanghai No. 1 chromosome 8, ASM1920278v2, whole genome shotgun sequence, one region includes:
- the LOC125028182 gene encoding uncharacterized protein LOC125028182, whose protein sequence is MYKLVKELRDLAQGFYPLADDFPVINKNIDIEDISEHQIDAAVERMRNYDGDGHDPLFDKKEARLNRLKERRQKIRKLKRQAEKKRKKILKKKLNSTMEGKENKKHLDSNRIMLEARKQQIIEKKLERLTTSSKKQKKRSPLLVNGLDIEVNNKRKGRIHGGFQVSELPSVQKSVKSLNSSKDVETLNSKRKGKKRKGECSERVTKTKKMAFQVSDISSSPGKGDTKCQTQFEVTDIFPKMDKNNSKLVAVAPLVPSITAEPELNGISRPKKNELQESTKAKVQHLGKLNGKGKAVSQVKAPMQNGAVSVKATEGEKGEEQIPTSNTTDNGKKKSSSMKSAKKAKKSAWDEPMKEGEVEVFIKSRKEIAKTKKNKSKMIRLGGLESPHNLGEKSIKINLRHNQEHEYSDYARTLKDSPNIPYNANKLPKAPVLKPSPSPILIKKSVAKRLKSIASLTTPTKRQKAHDFF, encoded by the exons ATGTACAAATTGGTGAAGGAGCTTCGGGACTTGGCTCAGGGCTTTTATCCTCTGGCTGATGATTTCCCTGTGATTAACAAAAACATTGACATTGAGGACATCTCTGAACATCAGATTGATGCAGCTGTTGAAAGGATGAGG aACTATGATGGGGATGGTCATGACCCATTATTTGACAAAAAAGAAGCTAGATTAAACCGTTTAAAGGAACGAAGACAAAAGATAAGGAAGTTGAAGAGAcaagcagaaaagaagagaaaaaaaattcttaaGAAAAAGCTGAACAGCAcaatggaaggaaaggaaaataaaaagcatCTGGACAGTAATCGCATTATGCTTGAAGCCAGGAAGCAGCAGATCATTGAAAAGAAATTAGAAAGACTAACTACAtcatcaaaaaaacaaaagaaaaggagtcCACTTTTGGTAAATGGGTTAGACATCGAggtaaacaataaaagaaagggaagaattcaTGGAGGGTTCCAGGTTTCAGAGCTGCCATCTGTCCAGAAATCAGTTAAATCATTAAATTCCAGCAAGGATGTGGAAACACTAAACAGCAAGCGAAAGGGCAAGAAACGGAAAGGGGAGTGTTCAGAGCGggtgacaaagacaaaaaagatggCATTCCAAGTTTCTGACATTTCCTCTTCACCAGGAAAGGGTGACACAAAATGTCAAACACAGTTTGAAGTTACAGACATCTTCCCCAAAATGGACAAGAATAATTCTAAGCTTGTTGCTGTTGCTCCTCTGGTCCCAAGCATAACAGCTGAACCAGAACTGAATGGGATATCAAGACCAAAGAAGAATGAGCTGCAAGAATCTACAAAAGCCAAGGTACAACATTTAGGGAAACTGAATGGGAAGGGCAAGGCAGTATCACAAGTAAAAGCACCTATGCAAAATGGTGCAGTTTCCGTCAAAGCtacggaaggggagaagggagaggagcaaaTACCCACATCGAATACCACAGATAATGGGAAAAAGAAGAGTTCTTCAATGAAGTCTGCAAAAAAGGCAAAGAAGTCAGCATGGGATGAAcctatgaaagagggagaagtcgAAGTCTTCATCAAAAGCCGAAAGGAAATtgccaaaacaaagaaaaacaaaagtaagatGATCAGGCTTGGGGGTCTAGAG AGCCCTCACAACTTGGGCGAAAAGAGCATCAAAATCAACTTGAGGCACAACCAGGAGCACGAGTACAGTGATTATGCCCGCACCTTAAAGGACAGCCCTAATATACCCTACAACGCCAACAAGTTACCCAAAGCTCCTGTCCTGAAGCCTTCCCCCTCGCCCATTCTCATCAAGAAATCTGTTGCCAAGAGACTGAAATCCATAGCCTCTTTGACAACTCCCACAAAAAGGCAAAAAGCGCATGACTTTTTCTAG
- the LOC125028181 gene encoding ribosomal RNA processing protein 1 homolog A-like encodes MQENLFAQKLADNDKKNRDKAIKTLRKYFSARSTAKRRGFSHDEMMKIWKGLFYCMYMADKPLIQEDLAESISALIHRFGNVEDRHNFAKCAFLTLAREWNNIDIFRMDKFMMFVRRILRQILVQLSLCNWNINRVSEIANIIGTTVLVPDDHKHITPLGLKLHMSDIILEELAKIGREDIKNKALLEILKPFLKVLALTKG; translated from the exons ATGCAGGAAAATTTATTCGCCCAAAAACTCGCCgacaatgacaagaaaaatagagataaagctaTTAAAACGCTTAGGAAATATTTTTCTGCGAGATCTACCGCGAAAAGAAGGG GTTTCTCTCATGATGAGATGATGAAAATATGGAAAGGTCTATTCTACTGCATGTATATGGCAGACAAACCACTCATTCAG GAGGACCTGGCTGAAAGTATAAGTGCATTGATACATAGGTTTGGAAATGTAGAGGACCGCCATAATTTTGCAAAGTGCGCATTCCTGACACTGGCCCGTGAATGGAATAACATTGACATATTCCGTATGGATAAATTCATGATG TTTGTGAGACGAATCCTGAGACAAATATTGGTGCAACTTAGTTTATGCAACTGGAATATAAACCGTGTCTCAGAGATCGCAAATATCATTGGGACAACTGTTCTTGTGCCAGATGACCATAAACACATCACACCTCTAGGGCTGAAATTGCACATGTCAGACATCATTTTGGAGGAGCTGGCCAAGATAGGTCGTGAAGATATCAAAAATAAGGCTTTGCTTGaaattttaaaaccttttttaaaG gtcttAGCCTTGACAAAGGGATAA